A window of the Emys orbicularis isolate rEmyOrb1 chromosome 1, rEmyOrb1.hap1, whole genome shotgun sequence genome harbors these coding sequences:
- the NME6 gene encoding nucleoside diphosphate kinase 6 isoform X1 translates to MGAVLRSARPLQLTLAMLKPDAVAHPLVLEAVHETILNNKFLIVRTKELMWRREDSQRFYQEHSGRFFYQRLVEFMASGPMRAYILAHEDAVACWRSLMGPTKVYRARNTAPDSIRGAYGLTDTRNTTHGSDSVASARREIAFFFPEFSESLWYQQDEPRLRCGLAQYDAGQRVHSLPKAGRTESS, encoded by the exons ATGGGGGCCGTGCTGCGCTCCGCGCGGCCGCTGCAGCTCACGCTGGCGATGCTGAAGCCCGACGCCGTGGCCCACCCGCTGGTGCTCGAG GCCGTGCACGAGACCATCCTGAATAACAAATTCCTCATCGTGCGGACCAAGGagctgatgtggagaagggaagaTAGCCAGCGATTTTACCAGGAGCACTCAG GGCGATTTTTCTATCAGAGGCTGGTGGAGTTCATGGCCAG TGGCCCAATGCGGGCTTATATCCTAGCCCATGAAGATGCTGTTGCATGCTGGAGGTCTCTCATGGGACCCACCAAAGTGTACCGAGCCCGAAACACAGCTCCAGACTCCATCCGAGGAGCCTATGGCCTCACTGACACGAGAAACACCACACATGGCTCAG ACTCGGTGGCATCGGCCCGTAGAGAAATTGCCTTCTTCTTCCCAGAGTTCAGTGAGAGTCTCTGGTACCAGCAGGACGAGCCACGTCTGCGCTGCGGCCTGGCACAGTACGACGCAGGGCAGCGTGTTCACAGCCTACCCAAGGCTGGCAGGACAGAGTCATCCTAG
- the NME6 gene encoding nucleoside diphosphate kinase 6 isoform X2 gives MGAVLRSARPLQLTLAMLKPDAVAHPLVLEAVHETILNNKFLIVRTKELMWRREDSQRFYQEHSGRFFYQRLVEFMASGPMRAYILAHEDAVACWRSLMGPTKVYRARNTAPDSIRGAYGLTDTRNTTHGSGSSNPSRQAPFTPVLYRLSPPPL, from the exons ATGGGGGCCGTGCTGCGCTCCGCGCGGCCGCTGCAGCTCACGCTGGCGATGCTGAAGCCCGACGCCGTGGCCCACCCGCTGGTGCTCGAG GCCGTGCACGAGACCATCCTGAATAACAAATTCCTCATCGTGCGGACCAAGGagctgatgtggagaagggaagaTAGCCAGCGATTTTACCAGGAGCACTCAG GGCGATTTTTCTATCAGAGGCTGGTGGAGTTCATGGCCAG TGGCCCAATGCGGGCTTATATCCTAGCCCATGAAGATGCTGTTGCATGCTGGAGGTCTCTCATGGGACCCACCAAAGTGTACCGAGCCCGAAACACAGCTCCAGACTCCATCCGAGGAGCCTATGGCCTCACTGACACGAGAAACACCACACATGGCTCAG GTTCCTCCAATCCAAGCAGACAGGCTCCATTCACCCCAGTCCTGTATAGGCTGTCCCCTCCACCCCTCTGA